One Psychrosphaera aestuarii DNA window includes the following coding sequences:
- the acpS gene encoding holo-ACP synthase, with translation MSVLGLGTDIVEIVRVSNALVKSNRLAERVLTETEMTQFLNHNQPDRFLAKRWAAKEAAAKALGTGIGRGISFHHFEISNDELGAPSILLLDAAKEVANQKGVNAALISISDEQNYALATVVLSA, from the coding sequence ATGTCAGTACTTGGTTTAGGAACCGATATCGTCGAGATAGTTCGCGTAAGCAACGCGTTGGTCAAGTCAAACCGATTGGCTGAGCGGGTGCTAACCGAAACCGAAATGACTCAGTTTTTAAATCATAACCAACCAGATCGGTTTTTAGCGAAGCGTTGGGCCGCCAAAGAGGCTGCTGCAAAGGCACTAGGTACTGGTATTGGTCGAGGCATCTCTTTTCACCACTTTGAAATTAGTAACGACGAGCTGGGTGCGCCAAGTATCCTGCTATTAGACGCAGCCAAAGAGGTTGCCAATCAAAAAGGCGTGAACGCAGCGTTAATTTCGATAAGTGATGAGCAAAACTATGCGCTTGCTACCGTAGTATTAAGTGCATAG
- the era gene encoding GTPase Era: MVGRPNVGKSTLMNHILEQKISITSKKPQTTRHRILGIHTEDNEQVVYVDTPGLHKEEKRAINKLMNRAASSALGDVEVVLFVVEALKWYEDDEMVLSKIKRSKKPVMLLVNKVDEIKDKETLMPFLQKLAALHDFAEIIPISAEKGTNVAAIKDKVRDYLPENPFFFSENDVTDRSSRFMAAEIVREKLMRFLGEELPYSVTVEIEQFKWDEKIWRINALILVEREGQKKMVIGSKGEKLKVIGRDARQDLEKLLDEKVYLELWVKVKSGWADDERALRSLGYSED, encoded by the coding sequence ATTGTTGGTCGTCCAAATGTAGGTAAATCTACGTTGATGAACCACATCTTAGAGCAAAAAATTAGCATTACATCGAAAAAACCACAAACTACTCGTCACCGTATTTTAGGCATTCATACGGAAGACAATGAACAAGTTGTTTATGTTGATACCCCTGGACTTCATAAAGAAGAAAAGCGTGCAATCAACAAGTTAATGAACCGAGCCGCGTCAAGTGCGTTAGGGGATGTAGAAGTTGTATTGTTTGTTGTTGAAGCTCTTAAGTGGTACGAAGACGATGAAATGGTATTGTCTAAAATTAAGCGTTCAAAAAAACCAGTCATGTTGTTGGTTAACAAAGTTGATGAGATAAAAGATAAAGAAACATTAATGCCGTTCTTACAAAAATTAGCGGCGTTACATGACTTCGCTGAAATTATTCCAATCTCAGCGGAAAAAGGCACCAATGTAGCGGCAATTAAAGATAAAGTTCGAGATTATTTACCGGAAAATCCATTCTTTTTCTCAGAGAATGACGTAACCGATCGTTCTTCAAGATTTATGGCTGCCGAAATTGTTCGTGAAAAACTGATGCGATTTTTAGGTGAGGAATTGCCTTATTCAGTTACGGTTGAGATTGAACAGTTTAAGTGGGACGAAAAGATTTGGCGCATCAATGCCTTAATTCTAGTTGAGCGTGAAGGCCAAAAGAAAATGGTTATTGGTTCTAAAGGTGAGAAACTAAAAGTCATTGGTCGTGACGCCCGTCAGGACTTAGAAAAGCTATTAGATGAAAAAGTATACCTAGAACTCTGGGTTAAAGTGAAAAGTGGTTGGGCCGATGATGAACGTGCATTACGTTCACTAGGTTACTCAGAAGACTAA
- the recO gene encoding DNA repair protein RecO, translating into MSKELEYLPAFILHTRPFKENQLLMEMLVAGEGRISIIGYKGSKKNTAKTALMQPFRALVVQFKKNTGLRTLKTLDENQLLSKQLSALKSKSLFCGFYLNEVICRLCTADAEYETLYPLYVYSLRNLSDLSLSSNSHLDDAHTNLYLEWILRQFEHRLLQMLGYGISFEQELTMQQSICEDLHYQLLGDQGFVIDAAKPSSLHGKDLLAVSARLNTQVSLEDFVLLDNEAFLAFKRELTIAKSILRVCLHRHLGDKPLKSRELFRR; encoded by the coding sequence ATGTCAAAGGAATTGGAATACTTACCTGCTTTTATACTCCACACTCGACCGTTTAAAGAAAACCAACTACTAATGGAAATGCTGGTGGCGGGTGAAGGTCGTATTTCAATTATTGGCTATAAAGGCAGTAAAAAAAACACCGCAAAAACCGCATTAATGCAGCCATTTCGAGCATTAGTGGTGCAGTTTAAGAAAAATACTGGATTAAGAACCCTCAAAACACTCGATGAAAATCAACTGCTATCAAAACAACTATCGGCTTTAAAAAGCAAAAGCCTTTTTTGCGGGTTTTACTTAAATGAAGTGATTTGTCGTCTGTGTACCGCCGATGCTGAATATGAAACACTTTATCCACTTTATGTTTATTCGTTAAGAAACTTATCTGACTTATCATTAAGCTCTAACTCTCATTTAGACGATGCACACACTAACTTGTATTTAGAGTGGATTTTGCGACAGTTTGAACATCGTTTGTTACAAATGTTAGGTTATGGTATTAGCTTTGAACAAGAACTCACGATGCAACAATCGATTTGTGAGGATCTTCATTATCAATTGTTGGGCGATCAAGGTTTTGTTATTGATGCAGCTAAACCAAGTTCGCTTCATGGCAAAGATCTATTGGCAGTATCAGCACGCTTAAATACTCAAGTGTCTTTAGAGGACTTTGTTTTATTAGACAACGAAGCTTTCCTTGCATTTAAACGTGAACTAACAATCGCAAAGTCAATTTTACGCGTATGTTTACATAGGCATTTAGGCGACAAACCTTTAAAATCTAGAGAATTATTTAGACGTTAG
- the pdxJ gene encoding pyridoxine 5'-phosphate synthase, producing MSEIHLGVNIDHIATLRNARGTSYPDPVHAAAVAEHAGASGITIHLREDRRHIKDRDVYTLAKTLQTRMNLEMAVTEEMIQIATDVKPPFVCLVPEKREELTTEGGLDVKGQFDKVKDACDRLAAIGSKVSLFIDADKSQIQAAADCGAPFIEIHTGHYADAETDEEQLAELARIAEGVEFAASIGLVVNAGHGLHYHNVKPIAAIKDIYELNIGHAIIARASIDGLDKAVRDMKALMNEARQGV from the coding sequence ATGAGTGAAATTCATTTAGGCGTTAATATTGATCATATCGCAACTCTTCGGAACGCCCGTGGTACAAGCTATCCAGATCCGGTTCATGCGGCTGCAGTTGCAGAACATGCAGGTGCAAGTGGCATAACTATTCATTTAAGAGAAGATCGCCGTCACATAAAAGATAGAGACGTTTATACGTTAGCAAAAACGCTACAAACTCGAATGAATCTTGAAATGGCTGTGACTGAAGAAATGATTCAAATTGCCACAGACGTAAAACCACCGTTTGTTTGTTTAGTGCCAGAAAAGCGTGAAGAATTAACAACGGAAGGTGGTCTAGATGTTAAAGGTCAGTTCGATAAAGTAAAAGACGCGTGTGATAGATTGGCGGCAATCGGCTCAAAGGTTTCGTTATTTATTGACGCCGACAAATCGCAAATTCAAGCAGCTGCAGATTGTGGTGCGCCATTTATCGAAATTCACACTGGTCACTACGCTGATGCAGAAACCGATGAAGAGCAGCTTGCCGAACTGGCAAGAATAGCGGAAGGAGTAGAGTTTGCGGCTAGTATTGGTCTTGTTGTAAACGCTGGTCATGGCCTGCATTATCATAATGTTAAGCCTATCGCTGCCATAAAGGATATATACGAGCTAAACATTGGCCACGCTATCATAGCGAGAGCATCGATAGACGGCCTTGATAAAGCGGTACGAGATATGAAAGCGCTTATGAACGAAGCACGCCAGGGCGTATAG
- the rnc gene encoding ribonuclease III: MKKDYKQLQKKLGYQFQDESLLIQALTHRSFKGSHNERLEFVGDSLLGMFVAEALYFEFPKATEGELTRMRSQIVKGQTLTSIAKEFELSQWIRLGPGEMKSGGCRRDSILEDVIEAIIGAVYLDSGIEQCKEFVLKLVKERLADVDPSNALKDPKTQLQEWLQSRKRPLPVYDVIETTGQAHNQTFTVSCTLDDGQQLEATGTSRRKAEQSAARKALEVIKK, from the coding sequence ATAAAAAAAGATTATAAACAGCTACAAAAGAAATTAGGTTATCAATTCCAAGATGAGTCATTGCTAATACAAGCACTGACTCATCGTAGTTTTAAAGGGTCGCACAACGAGCGTCTAGAATTTGTGGGTGACTCGTTACTTGGAATGTTTGTCGCAGAAGCGCTTTATTTTGAGTTCCCTAAAGCAACTGAGGGTGAATTAACCCGCATGCGCTCGCAAATTGTAAAAGGTCAAACTCTAACTTCCATTGCTAAAGAGTTTGAACTGAGCCAATGGATCAGACTTGGACCTGGCGAAATGAAAAGTGGCGGCTGTCGTCGTGACTCCATTTTAGAAGATGTAATCGAAGCTATTATAGGTGCGGTATATCTCGATTCAGGTATCGAGCAATGTAAAGAATTTGTTCTAAAATTAGTAAAAGAACGATTAGCCGATGTTGATCCAAGCAATGCACTAAAAGATCCTAAAACACAGCTTCAAGAGTGGTTGCAATCAAGAAAGCGACCATTGCCGGTATACGATGTTATAGAGACAACAGGGCAAGCACATAATCAAACATTCACCGTTAGTTGCACATTAGATGACGGTCAGCAACTCGAAGCGACAGGCACTAGTCGTCGCAAGGCAGAACAATCTGCCGCACGTAAAGCATTAGAGGTAATAAAAAAGTGA
- the lepB gene encoding signal peptidase I: MAGQFAIFLVIVTLLCGVIWLLDAKLWAPARNAKALQAQASAGGSLSEDDLATLTEQPVIVETAQSIFPILALITIFRSFLFEPFQIPSGSMMPTMLVGDFILVQKYAYGVHDPVWRKELIATGQPERGDIAVFKYPLDERLDYIKRVVGTPGDRVIYKNKQLFIQASCETSPANCDKLTRIELSKEAEGEFESMGIPLITAKEKLGDVEHNILINPAYPDMAKSFYAQPGTRQGEWIVPEGYYFMMGDNRDNSTDSRYWGFVSEDQMVGKAVFIWMSFVFNDGKISWLPDFIPVDIRFSRLGGVQ, from the coding sequence ATGGCAGGGCAATTCGCGATATTTTTAGTAATAGTTACATTACTTTGTGGTGTGATTTGGTTGTTAGACGCAAAGTTGTGGGCACCCGCTAGAAATGCGAAAGCGCTACAGGCACAAGCTTCTGCTGGAGGAAGTCTTTCAGAGGACGACTTAGCAACACTGACCGAGCAGCCGGTTATTGTTGAAACTGCACAATCAATATTCCCAATACTGGCGCTTATTACAATTTTTCGCTCATTCCTATTTGAACCTTTTCAAATACCATCAGGTTCTATGATGCCAACCATGCTGGTTGGCGACTTTATTCTGGTGCAAAAATACGCTTACGGAGTTCATGACCCTGTTTGGCGTAAAGAGTTAATTGCAACAGGTCAACCTGAACGTGGTGATATTGCAGTCTTTAAATATCCTTTGGATGAGCGTTTAGATTATATAAAACGAGTTGTTGGTACTCCTGGCGATAGAGTTATTTACAAGAACAAGCAATTGTTCATACAAGCAAGTTGTGAAACGAGTCCAGCAAATTGTGACAAGTTGACTAGAATTGAGCTTAGTAAAGAAGCAGAAGGTGAATTTGAATCAATGGGGATCCCGTTGATAACGGCAAAAGAAAAGTTAGGTGATGTTGAACACAACATATTAATTAACCCTGCATACCCAGATATGGCTAAGAGTTTTTATGCTCAGCCAGGCACTCGACAAGGTGAATGGATTGTGCCAGAAGGTTATTACTTTATGATGGGTGATAACCGTGACAATAGTACGGACAGTCGATACTGGGGCTTTGTTAGTGAAGATCAAATGGTTGGCAAAGCGGTATTCATTTGGATGAGTTTTGTCTTTAATGATGGAAAAATTAGTTGGCTACCAGATTTTATACCAGTCGATATTCGCTTCTCACGCTTAGGTGGCGTGCAGTAA
- a CDS encoding patatin-like phospholipase family protein — translation MGSSAGAFRASCLAQKDPVSAITELAYRYSETDFTLDASPQGVTRAAEQLLTQILPHDHMQQVLNNERFKVHFITALCSGAVAKESKLHQGAGLTKSLINNALGRQRLTQQYQRVVFSTSKQALKYQEASVFSTEYVDLTEQNFHQALLASGAIPMVMLGIKDIPGAPAGMYRDGGIIDYHFDFKIESEGLTLYPHFNSRPKAGWFDKNLKRTANPNNYDSTVMLVPSQEFVSGLPFSKIPDRTDFEKIDTSTRIRYWHNVFEQTERLAESFSNAVNKPETAIIKDLPF, via the coding sequence ATTGGGTCATCTGCCGGTGCATTTAGAGCATCTTGTCTTGCGCAAAAGGACCCTGTTTCGGCAATAACAGAACTTGCTTATCGATATTCAGAAACTGACTTCACATTAGATGCGTCGCCACAAGGCGTAACTCGAGCAGCAGAGCAGTTATTAACGCAAATATTGCCTCATGATCATATGCAACAAGTGTTAAACAATGAACGCTTTAAGGTTCATTTCATTACCGCGTTATGTTCAGGTGCCGTAGCTAAAGAAAGTAAATTACATCAAGGTGCTGGGTTAACTAAAAGTTTAATTAATAACGCTCTCGGTCGTCAGCGACTAACGCAGCAGTACCAGCGAGTGGTATTTTCAACTTCAAAACAAGCATTGAAGTACCAAGAGGCGTCTGTTTTTTCTACGGAATATGTTGACTTAACTGAACAGAATTTTCACCAAGCCCTATTGGCAAGTGGTGCTATTCCAATGGTGATGTTAGGTATTAAAGATATTCCTGGTGCGCCCGCCGGTATGTATCGCGATGGTGGCATTATCGACTATCACTTCGACTTCAAGATTGAGTCTGAAGGCCTCACTCTTTATCCACATTTTAATTCGCGCCCAAAAGCTGGCTGGTTTGATAAAAATTTAAAGCGTACGGCCAATCCGAACAATTACGACTCAACGGTAATGCTAGTGCCTTCACAAGAGTTTGTGAGTGGCTTGCCGTTTAGTAAAATACCGGACAGAACCGACTTTGAGAAAATAGATACATCCACTCGAATAAGATATTGGCATAACGTTTTCGAACAGACAGAGCGATTAGCGGAAAGCTTTTCAAACGCGGTGAACAAACCAGAAACGGCAATCATAAAAGATTTACCGTTTTAG